One Hevea brasiliensis isolate MT/VB/25A 57/8 chromosome 5, ASM3005281v1, whole genome shotgun sequence genomic region harbors:
- the LOC110638567 gene encoding putative phytosulfokines 6 translates to MKPISFVLIFFLLLLLLLSSTSARLYLPPKQEEKEVKSTDGSFTERKEDVSTLMGLEEYECEEGDEECLKRRMVAEAHLDYIYTQHHKKP, encoded by the exons ATGAAGCCAATTTCTTTTGTGTtgatcttctttcttcttcttctactcCTTCTATCCTCAACATCTGCTCGTCTCTATCTTCCCCCAAAACAAG AAGAAAAAGAGGTGAAAAGTACTGATGGTTCATTCACAGAGAGAAAAGAAGATGTTTCCact CTCATGGGGTTAGAGGAATATGAATGTGAAGAGGGAGATGAAGAGTGTCTCAAGAGAAGGATGGTAGCAGAAGCTCACTTGGATTACATTTACACCCAACACCATAAGAAGCCTTAA
- the LOC110638574 gene encoding polyadenylation and cleavage factor homolog 4 produces the protein MEMESTRRSFDRSREPGLKKPRLAEDQTSLNARPFPQRPAAALPPSSSARLRVTTDRDSEGNDSSRGGAYQPQSQQYQELVSQYKRALAELTFNSKPIITNLTIIAGENLHAAKAIAATVCANILEVPSEQKLPSLYLLDSIVKNIGRDYIKYFAARLPEVFCKAYRQVDPPVHSSMRHLFGTWKGVFPPQSLQVIEKELGFASAVNGSSSGAATSRPDAQSRRPQHSIHVNPKYLEIQRLQQSGRAKGMANDLTVPIANSTEDTERPERAAVIGAGHSWVDPSVKMHNIQHSHRETSSEPVQEKKIGAIYGDVEYSSDISRNSGLGIGRTGGRVAEQGYEKPWFGAGNRVTETIPGQRNGFSAKHGFPNFSTSKSANVDLHLQPTQGIVSKSSSAMSDSWKNSEEEEFMWDMPSRLSDQDAANPSNNSRKDRWTPDDLEKLGFDNHLRKPLSAHEVLSRFDRETSADSLSTEQKEQVSFGRHLSSPWRLKELNLTDGPIISGNSTMNTGQTEGYSATLGGLPVKASSSLPRMVVRPHMGTSGSVLSANTLLGSGQQRIQSLGAASPSGQSPLRQHPPSPSFPARYPHKQLQNSVEQDLSRPDYKAHQLSGNLVSSNVQLGNLQKLQPEDLPTSSPSPPFQRSRQNPILQPRQADTKQPEPSDQIQRTLLNLVPKVGTPSTSGSSTPDHSSPLSAETSGQSNTSSLLAAVMNSGILSNITTVGLTNKSFQDVGKNPSESSIQPPLPSGPPPPQLTSSGTRVASASAPLSHDVTLVASNVSERKEEQPPLPPGPPPSSLQASNAVNNVANPISNLLSSLVAKGLISASKSGTSSPAPPQLPTQSETQNPSITNSSNTSTSSLPVSSAVSHSSTTDEVSLPKSDAKNSVVLSEPTSAETKSLIGLEFKSDVIRELHPPVISSLFDDLPHQCSICGLKLKLKERLDRHLAWHTWRKPEQDDMSKVTRRWYAGLGDWVTGKVELPFGTESSVYTDELTGSINENEPMVPADEDQCVCVLCGELFEDYYSYQRKKWMFKAAVHLTLASRDCGIGTTSENAEGPIVHVNCISESSIYDLGLASGIEMDKDG, from the exons ATGGAAATGGAGAGTACTCGTAGATCCTTCGATAGATCAAGGGAACCGGGCTTGAAGAAACCTCGATTGGCCGAAGACCAAACAAGCCTTAATGCTCGACCTTTCCCTCAGAGGCCTGCTGCAGCACTACCACCATCATCTTCTGCGAGGTTGAGGGTTACGACCGATAGAGACTCAGAGGGCAATGATTCAAGCCGTGGCGGCGCGTACCAGCCGCAATCACAGCAATATCAGGAGCTTGTGAGCCAGTACAAGAGAGCTCTTGCTGAGCTCACTTTTAATTCGAAGCCTATAATCACTAACTTGACTATTATTGCTGGCGAGAATCTCCATGCAGCGAAGGCGATTGCTGCCACTGTCTGCGCTAACATTCTTGAG GTTCCCAGTGAACAAAAGCTGCCATCACTTTATCTTTTAGACAGCATTGTAAAGAATATTGGGAGAGATTACATAAAATATTTTGCTGCCAGACTACCAGAG GTATTCTGCAAGGCCTACAGGCAGGTTGATCCTCCTGTGCATTCAAGTATGCGGCATCTTTTTGGAACTTGGAAAGGAGTTTTCCCTCCTCAGTCACTTCAGGTGATTGAGAAGGAACTTGGCTTTGCTTCTGCAGTTAATGGTTCATCTTCTGGTGCTGCAACATCTAGGCCTGATGCTCAGTCAAGGCGCCCACAACATAGCATTCATGTTAACCCTAAGTACTTGGAAATACAGCGTCTTCAGCAGTCAGGCAGG GCAAAAGGAATGGCTAATGACTTGACTGTTCCTATAGCCAACTCAACTGAGGATACGGAGAGGCCGGAGAGAGCGGCTGTTATTGGTGCTGGACACTCATGGGTGGATCCTTCTGTTAAAATGCAT AACATTCAACATTCTCATAGAGAAACATCAAGTGAACCTGTTCAGGAGAAGAAAATTGGTGCGATATACGGAGATGTTGAATATAGCTCTGACATTTCAAGGAACTCGGGCTTGGGAATTGGAAGAACGGGTGGAAGGGTTGCCGAGCAAGGATATGAAAAACCCTGGTTTGGAGCTGGCAACAGGGTCACAGAAACAATACCTGGCCAAAGAAATGGTTTCAGTGCGAAGCATGGATTTCCAAATTTCTCAACATCAAAGTCTGCTAATGTTGATTTGCATCTACAGCCAACACAGGGCATTGTAAGTAAAAGCAGCAGTGCGATGTCTGATAGCTGGAAAAACTCTGAGGAGGAAGAGTTTATGTGGGATATGCCTTCTAGGTTATCAGATCAGGATGCAGCCAATCCTTCTAATAACTCCAGGAAAGACCGTTGGACTCctgatgatttagagaaattg GGGTTTGACAATCATCTCAGAAAACCACTGAGTGCACATGAGGTTTTGTCAAGGTTTGATAGAGAAACTTCTGCTGATTCTCTATCCACTGAACAGAAAGAACAAGTTTCTTTTGGGCGCCATTTGTCCTCCCCATGGCGACTAAAGGAGTTGAATCTAACCGATGGGCCAATAATTTCTGGGAATTCTACTATGAATACAGGTCAAACAGAGGGATACTCTGCCACTCTTGGCGGGTTGCCTGTGAAAGCAAGTTCCTCTTTGCCCAGAATGGTAGTTCGACCACATATGGGAACCTCAGGGTCTGTGTTATCAGCAAACACATTATTAGGGTCAGGTCAACAAAGGATTCAGTCGCTAGGAGCAGCATCACCATCTGGACAGTCACCATTGCGCCAACATCCACCCTCACCTTCATTTCCAGCACGTTATCCACATAAGCAATTGCAAAATTCAGTGGAGCAAGACCTGTCTCGTCCTGATTACAAGGCACATCAATTGTCAGGGAATTTAGTTTCTTCAAATGTTCAGCTTGGTAACTTGCAAAAACTGCAGCCTGAAGACTTGCCAACTTCATCTCCTTCACCACCTTTTCAACGAAGTCGCCAGAATCCTATTTTGCAGCCAAGACAAGCAGACACCAAACAGCCTGAACCCTCTGATCAGATTCAAAGGACACTATTAAATCTAGTTCCCAAAGTTGGTACTCCATCAACTTCTGGAAGTTCTACCCCAGATCATTCATCTCCACTTAGTGCAGAAACTTCAGGACAATCAAACACAAGTAGTTTGTTGGCTGCCGTTATGAATAGTGGAATCCTCTCCAATATAACCACTGTTGGCCTTACTAATAAAAGTTTTCAGGATGTTGGTAAAAATCCATCAGAGTCGAGCATTCAGCCTCCTCTTCCAAGTGGGCCTCCCCCTCCTCAATTAACATCTTCTGGGACAAGGGTTGCATCAGCATCAGCTCCTTTGTCACATGATGTCACATTAGTTGCCTCAAATGTTTCTGAGAGGAAAGAAGAGCAACCACCACTGCCTCCTGGTCCTCCACCTTCATCTttacaagcttcaaatgcagtgaaTAATGTAGCTAATCCAATATCAAATCTTTTAAGCTCATTAGTTGCCAAGGGTTTGATATCTGCATCAAAGTCGGGGACATCGTCTCCCGCACCACCTCAGTTGCCTACTCAATCAGAGACACAGAACCCGAGCATCACTAACTCTAGCAACACATCAACTTCTTCTCTTCCAGTTTCTTCTGCTGTTTCTCATTCATCCACCACAGATGAAGTGTCGTTGCCCAAATCTGATGCTAAAAACTCTGTTGTGTTGTCTGAACCCACATCAGCAGAGACAAAAAGTCTCATAGGATTGGAGTTCAAGTCAGATGTAATTCGAGAATTGCATCCACCTGTTATAAGTTCACTCTTTGATGATCTTCCGCATCAATGCAGCATATGTGGCCTTAAACTTAAGCTTAAAGAAAGGCTTGATAGGCACCTGGCGTGGCATACTTGGAGGAAGCCAGAACAAGATGATATGAGTAAGGTTACAAGGAGATGGTATGCTGGGTTAGGGGACTGGGTTACTGGAAAGGTAGAGCTTCCATTTGGAACTGAGTCTTCTGTTTACACAGATGAATTAACAGGGTCAATCAATGAAAATGAACCTATGGTTCCTGCAGATGAAGATCAGTGTGTATGTGTTTTGTGTGGTGAGCTGTTTGAAGATTATTATAGTTATCAGAGGAAGAAATGGATGTTCAAAGCAGCAGTGCACTTGACACTTGCTTCAAGGGATTGTGGGATAGGAACTACAAGTGAGAATGCTGAGGGTCCAATTGTGCATGTGAATTGCATATCAGAAAGCTCAATTTATGACTTGGGACTGGCAAGCGGTATTGAAATG GATAAGGATGGATAA